A genomic region of Ochotona princeps isolate mOchPri1 chromosome 17, mOchPri1.hap1, whole genome shotgun sequence contains the following coding sequences:
- the ATP5MC1 gene encoding ATP synthase F(0) complex subunit C1, mitochondrial: MQASRSLLISPAVVRCCTRGLLRPASASFLSRPEELPKQPSYSSSPLQVARREFQTSVVARDIDTAAKFIGAGAATVGVAGSGAGIGTVFGSLIIGYARNPSLKQQLFSYAILGFALSEAMGLFCLMVAFLILFAM; encoded by the exons GTCCGCTGTTGTACCAGGGGCCTACTCAGGCCTGCATCTGCCTCCTTTCTGAGTAGGCCAGAGGAGTTACCTAAGCAG CCCTCCTACAGCAGCTCCCCACTGCAGGTCGCCAGGCGGGAGTTCCAGACCAGTGTTGTGGCTCGGGACATTGACACAGCAGCCAAGTTCATTGGTGCTGGGGCTGCCACGGTTGGTGTGGCTGGCTCAGGAGCCGGCATTGGCACAGTGTTTGGCAGCTTGATCATTGGCTATGCCAG GAACCCGTCTCTCAAGCAGCAGCTCTTCTCCTATGCCATTCTGGGCTTTGCGCTCTCCGAGGCCATGGGGCTCTTCTGTTTGATGGTCGCCTTCCTCATCCTCTTCGCCATGTGA